One genomic segment of Podarcis raffonei isolate rPodRaf1 chromosome 7, rPodRaf1.pri, whole genome shotgun sequence includes these proteins:
- the MYBL1 gene encoding myb-related protein A isoform X3 translates to MCKAQPCHTPLQSRAVMFFLSEEDDDDLHYADHDYEVPQQKGTKKLCNRVKWTRDEDEKLKKLVEQHGTSDWTFIASHLQNRSDFQCQHRWQKVLNPELIKGPWTKEEDQRVIELVQKYGPKRWSLIAKHLKGRIGKQCRERWHNHLNPEVKKSSWTEEEDRIIYEAHKRLGNRWAEIAKLLPGRTDNSIKNHWNSTMRRKVEQEGYLQDGIKTERPCSSKLPHKTCASTDHLHTPNQFYIPVQAHIPGYQYVSTEGNCIDHVTTSSNFIQQPFDDDPDKEKKIKELELLLMSAENEIRRKRVSSQAGNFSNWSGGFIMEDSMTNALNGLGEQTNDFYNLDETQTATAQQNSPTKYLAVEANAVLSSLQTIPEFAETLELIESDPVAWSDVTSFDLSDAATSPVSQAPVKLMRIQHNDGAMECQFNVSVVLDGKKSSDDEESASPTTAKFSTPPTILRKKKKTRTGLSPSVNEQNDGSCSSGSNFALKQTPVKTLPFSPSQFFNTCSGNEQFNIENPAFTSTPICGQKVLITTPLHNKEVTPKDQKENAGTPTIRRSLLGTTPRTPTPFKNALAAQEKKYGPLKIVSQPLAYLEEDIREVLKEETGTDIFFKEEEDSFYKGCKLENPSVKKVRKSLVLDPWEKEELGAQFFTDESVPDVQSENIYTTSLLMIPLLEIHDNRGSRTPEKQDSSSTKLNVAMKKKQNTCTSKNVKTEKTFQANCEWEAVVYGKTEDQLIMTEQARRYLSTYTATGSTSRALIL, encoded by the exons ATGTGCAAGGCTCAACCCTGCCATACCCCTTTACAAAGCAGAGCAGTAATGTTCTTTCTaag TGAGGAAGATGATGATGACCTTCATTATGCAGATCATGACTATGAAGTACCACAACAAAAAGGAACGAAGAAGTTATGTAACAGAGTAAAATGGACGCGTGATGAG GATGAAAAGCTGAAGAAGCTAGTAGAACAGCATGGTACAAGTGACTGGACATTTATTGCTAGTCATCTACAA AATCGTTCCGATTTTCAGTGCCAGCACCGTTGGCAAAAAGTCCTGAATCCAGAACTTATTAAAGGCCCCTGGACTAAGGAAGAGGATCAGAGG GTTATTGAGCTTGTTCAGAAATATGGTCCAAAGCGCTGGTCTTTGATTGCAAAGCACTTAAAAGGAAGAATAGGGAAGCAATGTCGAGAACGATGGCATAATCACCTTAATCCTGAGGTAAAGAAATCTTCATGGACTGAGGAGGAGGACAGAATCATCTATGAAGCTCACAAACGCTTGGGAAATCGATGGGCTGAAATTGCGAAGTTGCTTCCCGGAAG GACTGACAATTCTATCAAAAATCATTGGAACTCCACTATGCGAAGAAAAGTAGAACAAGAAGGATATTTACAAGATGGAATCAAGACTGAGCGACCTTGTTCATCAAAACTGCCACACAAAACTTGTGCATCTACAGACCATCTTCATACCCCAAATCAGTTCTACATACCAGTGCAGGCACAT ATCCCAGGATATCAGTATGTTTCAACAGAAGGCAACTGCATTGACCATGTCACAACTTCTTCAAATTTCATTCAG CAGCCATTTGATGATGATCCTGacaaagagaaaaaaattaaggaacttGAGCTGTTACTTATGTCGGCTGAGAATGAAATCAGGAGAAAGAGAGTCTCATCT CAAGCTGGAAATTTTTCTAACTGGTCTGGAGGCTTCATCATGGAAGATAGTATGACaaatgccctaaatggccttggggaACAAACAAATGACTTCTATAATCTGGATGAAACCCAGACTGCAACAGCTCAGCAGAACTCTCCTACCAAATATTTGGCTGTGGAGGCAAATGCGGTTTTGTCATCTCTACAGACCATTCCAGAATTTGCAGAGACACTAGAACTCATTGAGTCT GATCCTGTAGCATGGAGTGACGTCACCAGCTTTGACCTCTCTGATGCGGCTACGTCCCCTGTCAGTCAAGCTCCAGTAAAACTAATGCGGATTCAGCACAACGATGGGGCCATGGAGTGCCAGTTTAATGTAAGTGTTGTACTAGATGGCAAAAAATCAAGTGACGACGAAGAGTCAGCATCTCCAACTACAGCCAAGTTCAGTACTCCTCCAACTATTTTgcgcaagaagaagaaaactagAACTGGACTGTCACCATCAGTCAATGAACAGAACGATGGTTCATGTAGCAGTGGTTCCAATTTTGCACTAAAACAAACACCAGTGAAAACACTACCCTTTTCTCCTTCCCAG TTCTTCAACACCTGTTCTGGAAATGAGCAGTTTAACATTGAAAATCCTGCCTTTACATCAACTCCAATTTGTGGCCAAAAGGTTCTTATTACCACACCTTTACATAATAAAGAAGTAACACCCAAAGATCAAAAAGAAAATGCAGG GACACCTACTATTAGAAGATCTCTGCTAGGTACAACACCAAGGACCCCTACTCCATTTAAGAATGCTTTAGCtgctcaggaaaaaaaatatggtCCTCTGAAAATTGTG TCACAGCCCCTTGCCTATCTGGAAGAAGATATCAGAGAAGTTTTAAAGGAGGAAACTGGAACAGATATCTTCTTCAAGGAAGAAGAGGATTCTTTCTACAAGGGCTGCAAACTAGAG AATCCTTCTGTGAAGAAAGtcaggaagtcattagttttggATCCTTGGGAAAAAGAAGAGCTTGGTGCCCAGTTTTTCACAGATGAAAGTGTTCCAGATGTACAG tcagaaaatatatatactaCATCACTCCTGATGATTCCATTATTGGAAATACATGACAATAGAGGCAGTAGGACTCCAGAGAAACAGGATTCCAGTTCAACAAAGCTGAATGTAGCAATGAAGAAAAAGCAGAATACTTGCACTTCAAAAAATGTCAAAACAGAAAAAACCTTCCAG GCCAATTGTGAATGGGAAGCTGTTGTTTATGGGAAGACTGAAGATCAGCTTATTATGACTGAGCAAGCAAGAAGATACCTGAGCACCTATACAGCTACTGGCAGCACTTCAAGGGCTCTGATCTTGTGA